CAAAACCGCTCAAAGCACTCAATCGTAGTTGAAAATATGGAGATGCTTGGCGGAAATAGCGGAGCTAATGGACAAAGTCAAGGTGGATTTAATCAAAATAGTTCATACTCGCAACAACGAAATAATGGTTCAAATAATAGCTATGGTAATGGTGGATATCAAAATTCAGCGCCACAAAGACAGCAAATGCAACCACAAAATAAAAAAGTACAAGAAGAGTACTATGAGGAGAAAATCCCTGATATAAACATTGACGCCGATAATTTTGATGGCGACAACGAAATACCGTTTTAATTTAAAGGATAGAAAATGGCAGAAAAAAGAAAATATTCACGCAAATATTGTAAATTTACAGAAGCTAAAATTGATTTTATAGATTATAAGGATACTTCTCTTTTGAAGTATTGCTTATCAGAGAGATTTAAAATAATGCCAAGGCGTTTAACTGGCACATCAAAAAGACATCAAGAAATGGTAGAAAAAGCGATCAAAAGAGCTCGTCATGCAGCTATTATACCTTACATAGTAGATCGCAAAGATGTAGTTTCAAATCCTTTTGATGGACTATAATTATTTAATTTATTAAACCCCTATTAATGGGGTTTAATCCTAATCTTAAATATTCTAGATTTATGTTCTTATAGATTTTTATTTATTGACTGCAGTTTAAAATATATGTCGTCTTTAAACAACTCTTTAGTTCAAAAATAACTTATTTAGCCATATGTGCAATCAATGTCGTCGATTCACTACAATTCTTACTATTATGAATCACACATCATCTATCGTATAGCAATAGCTGTTCACATGAGGCTAAAAAGTAAGATACTTAATATAGAAGAACTTTACAATAAAAACATATCTTAGTAAATCCAATATTCATCCATTTGGTGTCCGCATATCTTACAAATGGCCTTTATTATGTATTTTTTATTTTAAAAATTTACCGATGTCAAATCAGCTTAACCGTACAATTAATATTAGCCAAAAACAAATTTTAAGCATCCTTTTCTTGACATGTGATAATGTTTTTTTGTATAATCTCAATTCTTTTTTAAGCAAATGTCTTGCTAGCTCAGTCGGTAGAGCATCTCACTTTTAATGAGGGGGCCGTTGGTTCGAATCCAACGCAGGACACCATTTTTGGGTTTATGACCCTTTCGTCTAGTGGCTCAGGACTCTACTTTCTCTGTGTAGAAACAGAGGTTCAAATCCTCTAAGGGTCGCCAGATGTTTTTTAAATTTTAGGTCGCTTAGCTCAGTTGGTAGAGCGCCACCCTTACAAGGTGGATGTCATAAGTTCGAGTCTTATAGCGACCACCATTTTAGGTGCAGCGGTAGTTCAGTTGGTTAGAATGCCGCCCTGTCACGGCGGAGGTCGCGGGTTCGAGCCCCGTCCGCTGCGCCATCATTTATTCTTTGACTTTTATTTTTCCTAATTACTGAAATTCTTAAAAATAGTGTATTTTATTAAAAATTTATGTTTTAAAATTTTACATATAAAATAAATTGAAAAATAAAATCTAATTTATCGCTACTAAATCGTATATATTTAAAAATAAATCTTTTCTAAAATTTCTAAATAATTGATACAAGACAAATCAAAATTAATATTTTTATCTCTAAGTTATCAAAAAATCAATATAATTGTAAAAATTTAATAAGGGAAATTTATGGCATTTGAAAATGTATTAAAAGCGATTGAAGATATAAAAAATGGCAAAATGGTAATTATGGTCGATGATGAGGACCGTGAGAATGAAGGAGACTTGGTCTTTTCGGCGGCAAGCAGCGATATGCAAAAGGTAAATTTTGCGATCACTCATGCAAAAGGTGTGCTTTGCCTTGCAATGGATGAAGCAAATGCAAAAAGACTTGATTTGCCGCTAATGGTTTCTAAAAATACATCTAGCCACGAAACCGCATTTACTGTCACAATTGACGCAAAGGAAGCGACGACAGGCGTAAGTGCTTATGAGCGTGATATGACGATTAGACTTGCTGCTAGTACTGATTCGGTGCCTGAAAATTTTGTAAGGCCTGGGCATATATTTCCGCTTATTGCAAAGAAAGGCGGCGTACTCGTTCGAACAGGTCACACTGAAGGATCAGTTGATCTTTGCAAACTTGCTGGCGTTAGTCCAATGGCAGCGATTTGTGAGATCGTAAAAGAAGATGGCACAATGGCAAGACGTGATTATTTGGAGGAATTCTGTAAAAAATTTAACCTGAATATGATAAGCGTTTCTGAATTAGTAGAATACAGACTTAGCCACGAAAGCTTAATAGAAGTTTCGCCCGCAAAGAGTGTAAAAATCTGTGATTTTGAAGCAAAAAGATATGACATAAAAGATCACGAAAATAAAAACCACGCTGCCTATATTTTCGGGGAGATAAAAGCGCAAACTAATGTAAAATTTCAAAAAATAAGTAAAGATCATGAGCTTTTAAGCGGAGATAAATTTGATAATTTATTAAAGTCGTTGGATTTTTTAAGTAAAAATGGCGGAGTGTTGCTATTTTTAGACAGCAATAAAAGCGATGCAAGCTCACAAAAAGATTATGGCATTGGGGCACAAATTTTAAAGTATTTTGGTATAAGCGAAATTGAGCTTTTAAGCTCAAATAAAAATAAAGAATTTGTAAGCTTAGCAGGCTTTGGTCTTGATATAAAAGGCTATAAAGAAATTTAAATAGATAGCCTTTTGACGCTTTTTATTTAACGCGGATATTAATCATCCTAATAGCAAAATTCTTCACTTGGAAAAATTTTACCTTTTACATCATTTGCGTAGGATTGCACACTCTTTCTTACAATATCCGCTCCATCAAGATATCTTTTTACAAATTTTGGTTTAAAGCCTTCAAAAAATCCAAGCATATCAGACCATACAAGCACCTGTCCATCGACGTTTACCCCAGATCCGATACCAATAACTGGCACATGAACTTGCTTTGTTATCTCGCTAGCCACGCTACTCATCGTACCCTCAAGCAAGATGCCAAATGTTCCAGCTTGCTCAAACGCCAAAGCCTCGTCAATTAGTTTTTTTGCCTCGATCTCGCTTCTACCCTTTATCTTATAACCGCCTTCAAATTTATAAAACTGAGGCTTTAAGCCAATGTGAGCCATAACATTTATGCCCTCTTCGCAAAGACGTTTTACTAAATTTACTTGGTGCATGTCAACTTCGAGCTTTACCGCATCGGCATTTGTCTGTTTGAAAAATTTCATCGCATTTTTTATCGCTTGCTTTTCATTTGTGTAGCTGCCAAATGGCATATCAGCCATGATAAAAGTATTTTTAGCTCCGTTACAAACGGCCTTTGTATGATAAAGCATGGTATTCATGTCCGCACCTATTGTGCTTTCTTGCATATTAAAACTCATATTTAAGCTATCGCCAACCAAAATAATATCAGCATAATCATCAAAAAGCTTAGCAAATAACGCATCATAGGCAGTTATCATTACAATAGGCTCAATGCCTTTTTTGTTTTTTATATCATTTATGCTTAGTTTTTTCTTCTGAGTTTTTTCATTTTTCATTGCAAGCTCCAAGGATTTTTAGCTAAAAGGCTAACAATTTTATCAAATTTTTGCTACAATTACGCCAATTTCTTAAGGACATAAAAATGGGTATATTAAAAAGGCTTGAAATAGATTACTCTTATGATATAGTTGAAGAATTTTTATCTCACTATGCTTTAATGTGCGATTTACTCGAGCCTTTGATAATAAATTTAGGAAGAGCTGATAAATATAAAGATAGTATCTTAGAGCTTACTAGGATTTTTCATAATATTAAATCGGCAGCAGGATTCATGCATCTTGATCCGATATTAAAGCTTACAACTTTAGCTGAAGAGATAACTCAAGAGGCAAGAAGTCTAAAAGGGCCAGCAAATGATAAATTTATAGATTGGTTGCTACTTATTAGCGATCAGTTTAATAAGTATAAAGATGACGTCGAGAACGATTTTGAATATTTTAGTGTTCTTGAGCCAAAAATCATTGATGTGCCTGCAAAACTTAACTAAATAATTCACTAACCATTTTATTTTTTTGGGAGCGACTTGGCTTCGACAGGAGCAGAGTGTGTACGGTGGCACGTCGCTTTGAGCAAAGCGTAAAAAGCTCAAATTAAATTTAAACGCAAACAACGTTAATTTCGCTCCTGCTTACGCTAAAGCTGCGTAAGTTCAGTTGAGCCTTGCTTAGTCTAATTCTAGCTAAGACAAAAGCAAGTAATTTAGCTAGAGTAGGCTCGCAAAGTGACTGCTTGCTAGCTGAAATTTTAGTCTTAGTCTAAATTTTGGTTTTGGAAAGTGAGCCTTTTTAGATGAAATTTTCACTTTTGCTAAGCGTGTAGAGGCTGTATGCATTTTGTTTTTGGACAGGGGTTCGATCCCCCTCGCTTCCACCATTTTTATCTAAAATACAAATAATTTTTTATTAAATAGCTTAAATTAAAAAAGCTCTTCTGACTCAAAATAATTTTGTGAAATATTTCGCTCTTTTTCATTGGTATTTACATGAAGCACATAATAGCCTATCTGTGTGTTGCTAGCGTCTATTAATGGTACCACGCAAAAGTAGTGTGTTTTATAAACGTAAAATTCATATTCTTTAAAATTAATATCACGCAAAAAACCTACAATATTTAAATTTGCACTGCTTAAATTTTCGATGTAATAATCATTTAAAATTTGATCACTTGGAATGCTTTTACGTGATGGCATCTTGTCTTTAGCTAAAAGAACAAATAGATCAATTCCTTGCTTTTTAAAATAATTTCCAAGTGAGTCAAAATTTAATAAAACCTCGATGTTGCCAATAATTTTACCATCACGTATTACGTTTGAGACAGCCCTTATATGCGCTCCAGAATACCACGCCTCGATACCAACCATTGGCTTATTTTGTTTCCTTGACTCTTGCACTAAAAACCTACTACTAGCGATCATATCGCCATATCTGTTTAGATCCCAGCTCCTTACATAGCTTTTTAGATCTTTATCATAAATATGAAGCTTAATGTTATTATAAATCGATGCTGCGCCAAGGGTTTTGGTTAAATTTTCGATATTTTTTATGCATTCATCGCGGCTTTGACCTAGCAAGCACATTTGTATAGACTCATTTTGAGCAAGCAAGATAGAGATCGCCATTGATGAAAATTTCTCATCATCTATACTTTTATTAAGCTGTTTTACCTGGTAATCAAAAAAGACTCGCATATTATTTTGCATCTTTTCAGCCATATAAGAGCTGTAAAGAAAGTA
This DNA window, taken from Campylobacter concisus, encodes the following:
- the panB gene encoding 3-methyl-2-oxobutanoate hydroxymethyltransferase, which produces MKNEKTQKKKLSINDIKNKKGIEPIVMITAYDALFAKLFDDYADIILVGDSLNMSFNMQESTIGADMNTMLYHTKAVCNGAKNTFIMADMPFGSYTNEKQAIKNAMKFFKQTNADAVKLEVDMHQVNLVKRLCEEGINVMAHIGLKPQFYKFEGGYKIKGRSEIEAKKLIDEALAFEQAGTFGILLEGTMSSVASEITKQVHVPVIGIGSGVNVDGQVLVWSDMLGFFEGFKPKFVKRYLDGADIVRKSVQSYANDVKGKIFPSEEFCY
- a CDS encoding single-stranded DNA-binding protein, producing the protein MFNKVVLVGNLTRDIELRYTTSGSAIGNSGIAVTRKFNTNGEKREETCFIDISFFGKSAEIANQYLSKGSKLLVEGRLKFDQWTDNNGQNRSKHSIVVENMEMLGGNSGANGQSQGGFNQNSSYSQQRNNGSNNSYGNGGYQNSAPQRQQMQPQNKKVQEEYYEEKIPDINIDADNFDGDNEIPF
- the rpsR gene encoding 30S ribosomal protein S18 codes for the protein MAEKRKYSRKYCKFTEAKIDFIDYKDTSLLKYCLSERFKIMPRRLTGTSKRHQEMVEKAIKRARHAAIIPYIVDRKDVVSNPFDGL
- a CDS encoding bifunctional 3,4-dihydroxy-2-butanone 4-phosphate synthase/GTP cyclohydrolase II — its product is MAFENVLKAIEDIKNGKMVIMVDDEDRENEGDLVFSAASSDMQKVNFAITHAKGVLCLAMDEANAKRLDLPLMVSKNTSSHETAFTVTIDAKEATTGVSAYERDMTIRLAASTDSVPENFVRPGHIFPLIAKKGGVLVRTGHTEGSVDLCKLAGVSPMAAICEIVKEDGTMARRDYLEEFCKKFNLNMISVSELVEYRLSHESLIEVSPAKSVKICDFEAKRYDIKDHENKNHAAYIFGEIKAQTNVKFQKISKDHELLSGDKFDNLLKSLDFLSKNGGVLLFLDSNKSDASSQKDYGIGAQILKYFGISEIELLSSNKNKEFVSLAGFGLDIKGYKEI
- a CDS encoding cache domain-containing protein, which codes for MNKYKKYFNFYIVFIFIIVLGGLFYFLYSSYMAEKMQNNMRVFFDYQVKQLNKSIDDEKFSSMAISILLAQNESIQMCLLGQSRDECIKNIENLTKTLGAASIYNNIKLHIYDKDLKSYVRSWDLNRYGDMIASSRFLVQESRKQNKPMVGIEAWYSGAHIRAVSNVIRDGKIIGNIEVLLNFDSLGNYFKKQGIDLFVLLAKDKMPSRKSIPSDQILNDYYIENLSSANLNIVGFLRDINFKEYEFYVYKTHYFCVVPLIDASNTQIGYYVLHVNTNEKERNISQNYFESEELF
- a CDS encoding histidine phosphotransferase, with the translated sequence MGILKRLEIDYSYDIVEEFLSHYALMCDLLEPLIINLGRADKYKDSILELTRIFHNIKSAAGFMHLDPILKLTTLAEEITQEARSLKGPANDKFIDWLLLISDQFNKYKDDVENDFEYFSVLEPKIIDVPAKLN